Genomic window (Streptomyces sp. LX-29):
GCCATATCACCGCGCGGGACCCGGAGTTCACCGACTGCTGCTGGGTGAACCCGTTCGGGATGCCCTTCCGGCAGGTCACGGCGAGCGATCTGGTGCTCGTCAACGCGGAGGGTCAGGTCGTCGAGGGGCGGTACCGCGTCAACCAGGCGGCGTTCGGCGTTCACTCGTACGTGCATCGGGCCCGCGCGGACGTCGTCGCCGTCGCGCACAGCCACACGATCCACGGACGGGCGCTCTCCGCGCTGGGCGAGTTGCTCGATCCGATCACCCAGGACGTCTGCGCGTTCTTTGAAGACCACGCCGTGTACGACGCCTATTCGGGCGTGGCGGCCGACCCGGCGGAGGGGCGGGCGATCGCGGCCGCGCTCGGCCCGTACAAGGCCCTCATCCTGCGGAATCACGGCTTGTTGACGGTCGGCGACTCGGTCGACGCGGCCGCCTGGTGGTTCATCGCGATGGAGCGCGCGTGCCAGGTGCAGTTGGCGGCGAAGGCGGCGGGCAAGCCGGTCCTGATCGACCGCCGCGGCGCCGCCCGGATCCGCGAGCAGCTCGGAAACGATCTCGCCGCGTGGATCAACTACCAGCCGCTGTACCAGGAAATCACCCGCGCCGAACCCGACCTGTTGACCTGAGACCGGCTGTACGTACGGCACAATTCCCTCGCGACGCACGACAGTTGGGAGAGGCCCCGTGGCGGTGGAACAGGCGCGAGACGCCACGACGGGTACGGCAGTGGACCCGCACGGCTACCCGGATCCGTGCGCGACCTCGTACGCGAAGCATGCGCACCCCCCTATCCCTCCGCACGCCTCCGCGCACCCCGCCGGTCACGGCGAGGACTGCGGCTGCGCGCGCGGCGCCCGGGACGCCCATCGGCGGGCGGTGTCCGCCTTCGCCGAGCTGCGCGACCGGCTGGCCGACGGCCAGGGCCTGCCCGCCGCGCTGGCGCACTCCGCCGGGGCCTCCCGGCAGTGGGTCTCCGACGAGCTGCGGCAGGCGGCCCGCGGCGTCGCCGAGCGCGGCCGGGCGCAGGGCGCGGCCTGGCTGGCGGCGGTGTGGAAGCGCGCGGTGGCCTGGGTGTGGGGCGTGATCGGCGTGCTGCTGCTGGTGCAGTTGGTCACCGCGCTGGTCGCCGGCGACGGCTGGTCGGTGGCGCGCACGGCGGGCCTGGTGGCCTCGCTGGTGACCGGCGCGCTGTTGACCCTCGCCGCCTGGCTGCACCGCTCGCGCGGCGGCCCGCTGGCGCCGCTGATCGGTGAGGACAACCGGCTGTCGACCTCCCGCGCGGTGGCGGTCGGCTGGGTGCTGCTGGCCGTCTTCGCCGTCCTGCTGCTCGCGGTGGAGCGCGCCGCGGACTCCCGCCGGGGCTCCGCCGCCGTCGACGGCCTCGACCTCGCCCGCTCCGCCGCCCTGCTCACCGTCGTCGCGCTGACCTGTCTGGTGGCCGTGCTGGCCCGGCTGGTGGTCGCCAACCGGGTGCGCGGGCAGCGGACGCAGAAGGTGCGCGCCGACCGCCCGCGCGCCGCCGACCTGCTCACCGATGACGCGGGCCGGGGCAGCTTCACGGACGCGCAGTACGTGGTCGTCAACGCGGCGGCCGTCGTCTTCGCCGCCGTCCTCCTCGCCCGGGAGCCGCGCCGGCTGCCCGAACTGCCCTGGGCGTTGGCGGTGCTGGCCGTGGTGTCCGCGGTGACCTACCTGGCCGGGAAGTACGCCGAGGGCGGCCGGCCCACCGTGCTCTCGGTGGTCCGGGCCCGCGAGGCGGGCGATCTGGACGCGCCCATCCGCACCGGCGACGACATCGAGATCCGCGGCAGCGGCTTCGTCCCGCCCGGCGCCCAGGAGCCGGACCGGCTGGCTCAGACGGTGGTGCGGATCGGCACGGTCCACGTCCATGTGCCGCTGATCCCCGTCGCGGGCGGCTTCACCAACCCCACGGACACGGTGCTCACCGTCCCGGTGCCGGTGGACGTGGAGCCGGGCCGGGTCGAGGTGCTCGTCATCACCGCCTCGGGCGCCGAGACCAACCGCTATCCGATCGACGTCGTCGACTGAGCGTTCGCCGCCCGCCGTCCGTAAGACCGGGTGACGGCACGAGGGAAGGGCGGCGGACGGCATGGCGAAGGGAAACCGCAGGGGGCGGACGCGCGGCGCGGGCGGCGGCCCGGCGACGGGCCGGCGGGCGGTCGCCGCCCGGTACGCGCTGGTGCCGCTGCGCCTCTTCCTCGGCGTCACCTTCGTCTACGCGGGCCTCGACAAGCTCACCACGCCCGGCTTCTTCGCGGCCACCGGCGTCGACTCCCTCGGCGCCCAGATGCGGGGCGTGCGGGACTCCGCCGCCGTGCCCTGGCTGGTGGACCTGGCGCTGAAGAGCCCGGAGGGGTTCGGCTACGCGATCGCCTTCGGTGAGCTCGCGGTCGGCCTCGGCACCCTCTTCGGCCTGCTGGCCCGCGTCGCCGCCCTCGGCGGCGCGCTGATCTCCCTCAGCCTGTGGCTCACCGTCAGCTGGCGGACCGAGCCCTACTACTACGGCAACGACCTGGTGTATCTGATGGCCTGGCTGCCGCTGGTGCTGGCGGGAGCGCCCCGGATCTCCCTGGACGCCGAGATCGCCAGACGGCGGGGGCGGCGGCTGCCCGTCTGACCCCGGGCGGGGTGCGACACCCGCGCTGAGACCGGGCGGGTCCCCCGGGCGCCGGACCGGCCGCCGTCGGGTCAGCCCGTTCGCCGGCGGGCCCGTCTGCGGCGTCCCGCGTAGGTGAGCCAGGTGGCCAGTCCGGCCAGGGCGAGCCCGGCCGGGAGGGCCAGGAGCGGGGCGAAGGCGGGGACGTCGAGCTCGCCGGCGGCGTCGAGGGCGTACAGCCCGGCCAGGCCCAGGAAGAGCAGGCCCGCGATGAGCTTGCCCGGCTCGAAGGGGTGGGGCCTCATGCGCGGTCCACCTCCACCTGACCCAGTCCGACCTTCAGATCGAGCTCCAGCGTGCCGCGCGGTTCGCGACCGTCGGCCGGCTTCAGGGTCACCCTGGCCTCCTCGCCGGGCGCCACGTCGATATCGCCCTCGGTGTCCTCCGGGAGCGAGATGTCGCCCAGCCCCACCTCGACCTCCAGCTCCACCGTCACATCCGGCGGCACGACCACCGCCAGCCGGCCCGCGCCGACCTCGGCGGTCACCGCCGCCGTCTGGCCCTCCCGCAGCCCCAGCCCGGTCAGCCGCAGGGTGCCCACACCGGTGCCCAGTTCGTACGGGGCGCGGGACGCCGCGGCCGCGCTCGTCGGAGCCCAGGTCCTGCGCGTCCAGTCGGTCGTCACGGACTTCGGCAGGGCGGCGGCGCCCGCCAGCAGGACGCAGGTCAGCACGGCGGAGACCAAGGTGCCCGCGCCGGTGCGCCCGTACCGGGTGCTGACGAGCAGGCCCAGACCGAAGACACCGAGCGCGGCGGCCAGCCCGATCTCCAGGGTGGTGCCGAGCGGCCGCTCGCCCCAGGTGGCGCCGATGCCGGCCGCGGCGGCCAGCAGGGCCGTCAGGAAGGTCCAGCCGCCGATCGGGACGCGCTCGCGGGGTGGGCGGGCGGGCGTCGGGACCCGTTCCCTGTCGGGCGGCCCGTACCGGAGGCGCGGGGCCTCGGTGGCCGGCGCGGCCGCGGGGGTCTCCGTGCCGTCGTCGGGACCCCACAGATAGCCCGTGCCGACGTGCCCCGTCGTGCCGTCCTTGACGATCGGGTCGCGCCACCAGGAGGGGCCGCCGCCGGGCGGCGGCGGGGCCAGCGTCTCGGGCGGCGCGTCGGCGACCGCCTGGGCGGTGGCGGCGTCGACGGCGCCGGTGCCGCTCTCGGCCTGGCGGCGGTGGAGCGACCAGTAGCCCGCGCCGACGGTGGCGAGCGACAGCATGAGAGAGAAGGTGACGACGTTGCCGTTGTTGAGCATCGACAGGAACAGCCCACAGCCGATCAGCGCGCACAGCACCGCGGTCAGCGCCGTCCCCTCCACCCGCCCGGACAGCAGCCTGCGACCCTCGTTCTCCTCCTCGCCGTAGAGCGGGATCAGCAGCCAGCAGAAGCCGTAGGCGATCAGGCCGAGGCCGCCCGCGACGGCGAGCACCGACAGCGCCACCCGGAAGATCACCGGGTCCATGTCGCAGTAGCGGCCGAGACCGCCGCAGACCCCGCCGACCACCTTGTGCTCGCGGCTGCGCCGCAGCGGGCCGGAGGGCGGCGGCGGGGCGGACGGGTCGCTCGCGTCGCGCGGGCCGTGCGCGCCGGGCGGCCCGGACGCGTCCGCCACGGGGTGTGCGTCGGTCATGCGGTCCATGGTGACAACCGGGGGCCCGGTGCGACACACGGGGCGACCCTGGACCTTCCCTGAGATCATCCCTGACACGGCTGCGGCTATCTTGTTCCTTCGAACACATGCGGGGCAGGCATGTGGACGCGGGGCAACGGCGGGGCAGATGGGGCTAAGGGGTACGCGGTGTCGGAGGGTGGGCGGCTGGTCGCCGGACGCTACCGGTTGATCGAGAAGGTCGGCCGCGGGGGAATGGGCGCGGTGTGGCGCGCCGAGGACGAGTTGCTCGGCCGTCAGATCGCGGTCAAGCGGCTGCACGTCTCCCCGCACCTCGCCGACGACGAGCTGGCCACCCTCTACGAGCGCACCCGCCGCGAGGCGCGCAGCGCGGCCCGCATCACCCATCCCAACGTGGTCGTGGTCCACGACGTCGTCGAGGACGGCGGCCGGCCGTGCATCGTCATGGAGTACGTCCCGGGCTCGACCATGGCCGACCTCCTCAAGGGCGGCCAGACGATACCCGCGGCCGAGGCGGCCCGCATCGGACTCGCCATGGTCTCCGCGCTGCGCGCCGCGCACGCCGCCGGGGTGCTGCACCGCGACGTCAAGCCGGGCAACGTCCTGCTGGGCGCGGACAAGCGGGTGGTGCTCACCGACTTCGGCATCGCCATGGCGACCGGCACCTCCACCCTCACCAAGACCGGCGAGGTCGTCGGCTCCATCGACTACATCGCCCCCGAACGCGTCAGGGGCCGCAAGCCGGGTCCGGCCTCCGACCTGTGGGCGCTCGGCGCGACGCTCTATCAGGCGCTGGAGGGCCGCCCGCCGTTCCGCCGGGACACCGCGATGGAGACGGCGTACGCGATCGCCGTGGACCCGGTCGACCCGACGCGCAACGCCGGCCCCCTCACCTCGCTCGTCGAGGCGCTGCTGGACAAGGACCCGGACCGGCGGCCGTCGGCGGACGCGGTGGAGCGGATGCTGCGGGTGCCGCTCTCCGACACCGACACCACCCTCTTCCCCGCGGTCTCGCTGACCCGGCCGACGGCGGTGCAGCCGGCGGCCAAGCCGGTGCGGGAGCCGGCGACCCCGGAGCCCCCCAAGGCCCCGCCCGCCCGCAACGAACCCGCCTGGGCGCGGGAGCCGGCGCGAGCGCCGGAGCCCGAGCCCGAGCCCGTCCGCGACGAACCGGCGCCGGCCCCGGAGCCGCCGCGGGCCCCGGAACCGGCCCGGACGACGGCGACCACCCGGACGCCGGAACCCTCGCGCACCACCGTGACCACCCCCGCCTCGGAGATCCCGTACAGCGGCGGGACCAGCCGCCGCGCCGGCATCCGCACCTTCCTGAGCGTGGTGGCGGCCGGCGTGGTCGGCGCGGCCGTGGTGACGGGGATCTACCTGGCCTCGGGTGGGGACGGCGGCGGGACGAAGGCCGAGGGGAAGAACGAGACCAAGTCCCCCACCCCGGTGAAGACGAAGCACACCGCCCCGCCGGTCCCGGAGGGGTACGTGCTCAACCGCGTGGGCGAGCTCGGCCTCTCGGTGCCCGTCCCGAAGGGCTGGACCCTGGACTCGATGAGCGGCCGGGCGGTGAACTTCGTCGATCCCACCGGCGAGGCGAGCCTGCGGATCAACGTGCTGGACTTCGCGAGCACCGACCCGGTCGAGCACTTCAAGGAGGTCGAGAAGGACCTCCGCGCCAAGTACTCCTGGTACGAGCGCAAGCGGCTCCAGGAGACCAAGTTCCGGAACCAGCCCGCGGCCATATGGGAGATGGAGTTCCAGGGCGACACCAGGCGGATCAGCGCCATCGACCTCGGCTGGGGCCGGGTGGGGGAGAAGGAGTACGCGCTCTACCTCTCCGCGCCCACCGACGTGTTCGACTCGTACCGCTCCGTCTTCGACCGCGCCAAGGAGGGCCTGCGGCTCCCCGGGGACGTCGAGCCCCGCGGGGCCGGGAAGCCCTCCGGGTCCGATCAGGGGTGACCCCTGATGCCGTCGGCCCGCTGACCGTGTGACGATCGGGACCATGACCACCGCCACGCCCCCCGCCCCCGAGCCGCCGCTGCGCAGGTTCTACCGCAGCGCCGAGGGCCGGATGCTCGGCGGTGTGGCGCGCGGGCTGGCCGGCCATCTGGGCCTGCCGGTCTCCTGGGTGCGGATCGCCTTCGTCGCCCTCTTCCTGGCGGAGGGTTTCGGCGCGCTGGTGTACGCGCTGTTCTGGTTCGTGGTGCCGCTGGGCGTCGGCGGCGTGGACACCGAGCGGCCTTCGCCGCTCTCGGGCGCCGCCGCCGGACCTGACGGCAGGCGTCGCCGGTTCGCCCGCAGGCCGGACAAGGGGCAGCTGCTGGCGCTGCTGGCGCTGCTGGTCGGCGCCGGGATCTTCGTCGAGAGCTTCCACCTCGGTCGGGCCAACGCCTATATCTGGCCGCTGCTGTTCATCGGCGCGGGCGTCGCGCTGGTGTGGCGGCAGGCGGACAACGCGCGCCGCGCCCAGTGGGTCGAGCTCAGCCGCAGCAAGCGGGTGCTGCCGATCGCGCGGGGCGCGGCCGGGGTGCTGCTGGTCGGTGTGGGCGTCACCGGAATCGTCGTGATGCAGGGCTCCGGCCGGCATCTGGGCGCCGTGCTCCAGGCATCCCTCGCGGTGGTCGTCGGCGTGGCGCTGCTGGCCGGCCCGTATCTGGTGCGGATGATGCGGGACCTGTCCGAGGAGCGACTGATGCGCATCCGCGCGCAGGAGCGCGCCGAGGTCGCCGCCCATGTCCACGACTCGGTACTGCACACGCTCACCCTCATCCAGCGCAACGCGGACGACGCCCGCGAGGTGGCCCGGCTGGCCCGTGCCCAGGAGCGGGAGCTGCGCGCCTGGCTCTACCGGCCGGAGGGCACCGGCAAGGACGAGGCGGAGCAGCCGCGGACCCTCGCGGAGGCGGTCCGGGCCACGGCCGCCGAGGTCGAGGACTACCACGGGGTGCCGATCGAGGTGGTGGTCGTCGGCGACTGCCCGCTGGACGAGAGGCTGAACGCCCAGCTCCAGGCCGCGCGCGAGGCGATGGTCAACGCCGCCAAGTACGGTGGCGAGGGGGGACCGGTGCAGGTCTACGCCGAGGTCGAGGGCCGTACGGTGTTCATCTCCGTGCGGGACCGGGGGCCGGGCTTCGACCTGGAGGCGGTCCCGGACGACCGGATGGGCGTACGGGAGTCGATCGTCGGTCGGATGCAGCGCAACGGCGGCACGGCGCGCCTGCGCTCGGCGCCGGACGGGGGCACGGAAGTGGAGCTGGAGATGGAGAGGGCGGAGACGACATGACGACGACCGAGGCCGAGGGGACGACGCGCCGGGTGCGGGTCGTGCTCGTCGACGACCACCGGATGTTCCGCACCGGGGTGCAGGCCGAGATCGGCCAGACGGACCGCACGGGGGTGGAGGTCGTCGGCGAGGCCGCCGACGTCGACCAGGCCGTCACCGTCATCAACGCCACCCGCCCCGAGGTGGTCCTGCTCGACGTCCATCTGCCGGGCGGCGGCGGGGTGGAGGTGCTGCGCCGCTCCAGCGCCCTGATGGCCGACCCGGAGCGCCCGGTGCGCTTCCTCGCACTCTCCGTCTCGGACGCCGCCGACGACGTGATCGGAGTGATCCGGGGCGGCGCGCGCGGCTATGTCACCAAGACCATCACCGGCGCCGACCTCGTCGACGCCGTCTTCCGCGTCTCCGACGGCGACGCCGTCTTCTCCCCGCGCCTGGCCGGCTTCGTCCTCGACGCCTTCGCCTCGACGGACGCCCCGCCAGTCGACGAGGACCTGGACCGGCTCACCCAGCGCGAGCGCGAGGTGCTGCGGCTCATCGCCCGCGGCTACGCCTACAAGGAGATCGCCAAGCAGCTCTTCATCTCGGTGAAGACGGTCGAGTCCCATGTCTCGGCCGTGCTGCGCAAGCTCCAGCTCTCCAACCGCCACGAGCTGACCCGGTGGGCGACGGCGCGACGCCTGGTGTGACGTCCGCCGGGCGTGCGGGTCGGCCCTGACCGCGGTTCAGGAGGCCGCCATCGTCTCCTTGGCCAGCTCGTACGCCGGCAGCATCTCCTCGTGCTCCTGGGTGTCGAATCCGCCCAGGTGCACCACCACCCCGCCCTTGGGAGTGACGACGGCGAAGGCGCGCTCGCGCTTGGGGTCGTCCTCGTAGCCGGGCGCGGCGTTGAGGTAGGAGACCTCGGCGGCGGCCAGCGAGCCCGCCTTGAGCTCGCGGTACTCGGGCTTGCGGTGGTACTTGTCGTCGGCCATGAAGGACTTCAGCAGCTCCAGGGGCTTGGTGCCGGTGCCGCCGTCGTCGTTGGTCCACACCCGCAGGAAGCCGATGTTCCCGGCGGGCTTGGCGTCGATCTCGCAGGCGAGCTTGACCGGGCCCTGGCTGATGAGGAAGGCGGCCGGCTCGTCCTCCTTGGGCGGCGTCACGGCCTTCGGCTTCCAGGACTCGGCGAGGCCGAACGCCACGGGGAGCGGGCAGGCCGAGCCCTTGCCGCCGACCTGACCGGCCTTCGGGGCCGCCGCCACGGTGTCCTTCTTGCCCGCCTTGCCGCCCTTGCCGCTTCTTTCGTCGTCCGACCCCGAGTCGGACGAGCAGCCGGTGAGTACGCCCAGCGCGAGCGCAGCGCACACCGCTGCCCGCCCGAATCCACGCATGACTGTCCCTTACGTACGAAAGTTCGAAGAATCGCGGGAGCAGATTACGTCACGCGAGGAACGCCGCGCGGCGATATGCGGGCTCGCCATCCCCGCCCACTCCTGGGCCGACTTCATAGCCGAGCTTCGGGCTTCGAGATTCGAGCCGCCTACCTAAGGAACGGGTGGCCTCCCCGCCCGCGAAGCATCGATCGCCGCGTACCTCGATCGGCTGCCCGACGGTGCCGCAATGGACGCCAAGACCCTCGCGAAGTCCTTACCCGCCTACGGCCAGCAGGCCGTCCGTACCGCCCTCAACGCCCTCTCCGCCGTCGGGCATCTGCGGCGCGTGCGGGAGACGATCGGCGGCGGGCGTACGCAGCGGGTGTTCCGGACGTACTTCTCGCGGACGGCGCGCGAGGACGCGTGGTGGGCGCGGTTCCTCGCGGGTAGCGAGGCAGGTGACGGCGCGCGCAAAGGCGCGTACGAGAAGCCCGCCGCGATGGCTCCACCGGCGCCACAGGCACCACCGGCGCCGAAGGGCGCCCCCCGCTCCGCCGCGTACCAGGCCCTCGCCGCCCTTGGCTGCGCCAACCCCCGTATGACCCTCTCAGCCGCCGAGTGCGCCGCGCTGGAGTCGCTGGCGGCTGAGTGGTTCGCGCGTGGGGCGACCCCGGCGCACTTCGCCGCTGCCCTCACGGCCGGGCTCCCGCCCGAGATCCACAGCCCCGGCGCCCTCGCCCGCAGCCGGCTCCGTGCCAAGCTGCCACCCGAGCCCGCCGCCCCGCCCGCCGCGGAGCCCCCGCCGCCCCGGCGTCTCGTCGAGTGCACGAACTGCGGCCGCCCCGGTCGCCCGGAGAACCTCCCCGGCGGCCTGTGCCGCGCCTGCCGGGGCGAGCTTCCGGCTCGTGGTCCGGGCGGGCCGACGGCCGTCGAGATCCATGCCCACGTCGCGCGGCTGCGAGCCGTCAACGACACACAGGTCAAGCCCGTGCCGGACGGGGATCACGACGAGATCATCATGTGGGTGCAGGAGCAGTGCATGCAGCACCGGCCTGACGTGCGGCTCTACCGGGAGCGCCGCCTGAAGGTCGAGGGCTACCGCAGGGGCCGTGCCATTCCGGATGGTGCTCTCGCGCCTCGCAGGCACTTCACCGGGCACGGCGAGTGGTCCGACCCGGATGGCGTGCTGATGGTCGTCGAGGTCACCTCGCACGACTCGGACACCGACCGGCGTGATCGTAGGGAGAAGCGCGACGCCTACGCCGGGGCGGAGATCCCGGTGTACCTGCTCGTCGATCGCGAGCCGTGAGCCCCCGCCTGCCCGGCCGGAGGGGGCCGGGGTGGCGGAATCTGAAGCCTGGGTCGGTTGAGGCTGCGCAAGGGATGCCGAAGTCCGGCCGAGGCTGTCCTCTGCGCCTTGATCAGGTGAGCGTCGTGTCGCCCTGCGCCTCGAGAATCTTGCGTAGCCCCGAGGCGATCTGCTGGCACTCCTCGGGGGTCAGGACGGACAGGATCTCGTCGTAGTCCCGCAGGTGGGCGGCCATGGCCTCGTCGACCAGTGTCTTGCCGCGCTCGGTGAGACGGATCTTTACCGATCGTCGGTCCGCGCGGTCGCGGATCCGCTCGACCAAACCCTTGTCCTCCAGGCGGTCCATGCGGTTCGTGATGGCGCCCGGGGACACCATGGCCGCTTTCGCGAAGGCGCCGGCGCTGAGCGTGTAGGGCGGGCCCGAGCGGCGCAGCGTGGCCAGCATGTCGAACTCGCCCATGTTCACGGCGAATTCGTCGTTGAGCCTTTTGAAGTGCTGGTCGTACACGCGCTGCATGCGCAGCACGCGCCCCAGCACCTCCACGGACTGCAGGCTGCCCTCCAGCTCGGGCCGTTCCCTGCGCCACTGCTCGACGATCAGGTCCGCCGCATCGGTCACGTCATCACCCTCTCCGCGGTGTATTTCAACCATAAAAGACTTGACGTTGAACAAGCAACCATGCTGTTCTTTCAACGTCAAAAGATTTGACCTTGAAGGACCTTCTGGAGCCACACATGTCCCCACAGCCCGACCCCGCCGCCCAAGACCTGCTCTTCCGTGAGGCTCGCACCGCCAACGCGTTCACCGGCGAGCAGAC
Coding sequences:
- a CDS encoding DoxX family protein, yielding MAKGNRRGRTRGAGGGPATGRRAVAARYALVPLRLFLGVTFVYAGLDKLTTPGFFAATGVDSLGAQMRGVRDSAAVPWLVDLALKSPEGFGYAIAFGELAVGLGTLFGLLARVAALGGALISLSLWLTVSWRTEPYYYGNDLVYLMAWLPLVLAGAPRISLDAEIARRRGRRLPV
- a CDS encoding class II aldolase/adducin family protein — encoded protein: MPEQRPEPVPAERLHLAMPPRHASVAEERLHRRQRLAAALRLFGRFGYEDGVSGHITARDPEFTDCCWVNPFGMPFRQVTASDLVLVNAEGQVVEGRYRVNQAAFGVHSYVHRARADVVAVAHSHTIHGRALSALGELLDPITQDVCAFFEDHAVYDAYSGVAADPAEGRAIAAALGPYKALILRNHGLLTVGDSVDAAAWWFIAMERACQVQLAAKAAGKPVLIDRRGAARIREQLGNDLAAWINYQPLYQEITRAEPDLLT
- a CDS encoding serine/threonine protein kinase translates to MSEGGRLVAGRYRLIEKVGRGGMGAVWRAEDELLGRQIAVKRLHVSPHLADDELATLYERTRREARSAARITHPNVVVVHDVVEDGGRPCIVMEYVPGSTMADLLKGGQTIPAAEAARIGLAMVSALRAAHAAGVLHRDVKPGNVLLGADKRVVLTDFGIAMATGTSTLTKTGEVVGSIDYIAPERVRGRKPGPASDLWALGATLYQALEGRPPFRRDTAMETAYAIAVDPVDPTRNAGPLTSLVEALLDKDPDRRPSADAVERMLRVPLSDTDTTLFPAVSLTRPTAVQPAAKPVREPATPEPPKAPPARNEPAWAREPARAPEPEPEPVRDEPAPAPEPPRAPEPARTTATTRTPEPSRTTVTTPASEIPYSGGTSRRAGIRTFLSVVAAGVVGAAVVTGIYLASGGDGGGTKAEGKNETKSPTPVKTKHTAPPVPEGYVLNRVGELGLSVPVPKGWTLDSMSGRAVNFVDPTGEASLRINVLDFASTDPVEHFKEVEKDLRAKYSWYERKRLQETKFRNQPAAIWEMEFQGDTRRISAIDLGWGRVGEKEYALYLSAPTDVFDSYRSVFDRAKEGLRLPGDVEPRGAGKPSGSDQG
- a CDS encoding ATP-binding protein; protein product: MTTATPPAPEPPLRRFYRSAEGRMLGGVARGLAGHLGLPVSWVRIAFVALFLAEGFGALVYALFWFVVPLGVGGVDTERPSPLSGAAAGPDGRRRRFARRPDKGQLLALLALLVGAGIFVESFHLGRANAYIWPLLFIGAGVALVWRQADNARRAQWVELSRSKRVLPIARGAAGVLLVGVGVTGIVVMQGSGRHLGAVLQASLAVVVGVALLAGPYLVRMMRDLSEERLMRIRAQERAEVAAHVHDSVLHTLTLIQRNADDAREVARLARAQERELRAWLYRPEGTGKDEAEQPRTLAEAVRATAAEVEDYHGVPIEVVVVGDCPLDERLNAQLQAAREAMVNAAKYGGEGGPVQVYAEVEGRTVFISVRDRGPGFDLEAVPDDRMGVRESIVGRMQRNGGTARLRSAPDGGTEVELEMERAETT
- a CDS encoding response regulator transcription factor, yielding MTTTEAEGTTRRVRVVLVDDHRMFRTGVQAEIGQTDRTGVEVVGEAADVDQAVTVINATRPEVVLLDVHLPGGGGVEVLRRSSALMADPERPVRFLALSVSDAADDVIGVIRGGARGYVTKTITGADLVDAVFRVSDGDAVFSPRLAGFVLDAFASTDAPPVDEDLDRLTQREREVLRLIARGYAYKEIAKQLFISVKTVESHVSAVLRKLQLSNRHELTRWATARRLV
- a CDS encoding MarR family transcriptional regulator, producing the protein MFNVKSFMVEIHRGEGDDVTDAADLIVEQWRRERPELEGSLQSVEVLGRVLRMQRVYDQHFKRLNDEFAVNMGEFDMLATLRRSGPPYTLSAGAFAKAAMVSPGAITNRMDRLEDKGLVERIRDRADRRSVKIRLTERGKTLVDEAMAAHLRDYDEILSVLTPEECQQIASGLRKILEAQGDTTLT
- a CDS encoding lipoprotein; the protein is MRGFGRAAVCAALALGVLTGCSSDSGSDDERSGKGGKAGKKDTVAAAPKAGQVGGKGSACPLPVAFGLAESWKPKAVTPPKEDEPAAFLISQGPVKLACEIDAKPAGNIGFLRVWTNDDGGTGTKPLELLKSFMADDKYHRKPEYRELKAGSLAAAEVSYLNAAPGYEDDPKRERAFAVVTPKGGVVVHLGGFDTQEHEEMLPAYELAKETMAAS
- a CDS encoding Uma2 family endonuclease; the protein is MDAKTLAKSLPAYGQQAVRTALNALSAVGHLRRVRETIGGGRTQRVFRTYFSRTAREDAWWARFLAGSEAGDGARKGAYEKPAAMAPPAPQAPPAPKGAPRSAAYQALAALGCANPRMTLSAAECAALESLAAEWFARGATPAHFAAALTAGLPPEIHSPGALARSRLRAKLPPEPAAPPAAEPPPPRRLVECTNCGRPGRPENLPGGLCRACRGELPARGPGGPTAVEIHAHVARLRAVNDTQVKPVPDGDHDEIIMWVQEQCMQHRPDVRLYRERRLKVEGYRRGRAIPDGALAPRRHFTGHGEWSDPDGVLMVVEVTSHDSDTDRRDRREKRDAYAGAEIPVYLLVDREP
- a CDS encoding PspC domain-containing protein, whose amino-acid sequence is MTDAHPVADASGPPGAHGPRDASDPSAPPPPSGPLRRSREHKVVGGVCGGLGRYCDMDPVIFRVALSVLAVAGGLGLIAYGFCWLLIPLYGEEENEGRRLLSGRVEGTALTAVLCALIGCGLFLSMLNNGNVVTFSLMLSLATVGAGYWSLHRRQAESGTGAVDAATAQAVADAPPETLAPPPPGGGPSWWRDPIVKDGTTGHVGTGYLWGPDDGTETPAAAPATEAPRLRYGPPDRERVPTPARPPRERVPIGGWTFLTALLAAAAGIGATWGERPLGTTLEIGLAAALGVFGLGLLVSTRYGRTGAGTLVSAVLTCVLLAGAAALPKSVTTDWTRRTWAPTSAAAASRAPYELGTGVGTLRLTGLGLREGQTAAVTAEVGAGRLAVVVPPDVTVELEVEVGLGDISLPEDTEGDIDVAPGEEARVTLKPADGREPRGTLELDLKVGLGQVEVDRA